ATCACATCCGGCGAGGCAATCGGGCCGATCTCGCGACGCACCCAGTTCTTGAGCTCGATGCGCAGTTGCTCGCTCGGCTCCTCGCCGCCGTTCAAGGTGACGTAGACATAAATGCCCTGGCCCTTGATGTCGTGCGGCACACCGACCACGGCAGCCTCGGCGACTTTCGGGTGCGCCACCATCGCGCTCTCGATCTCGGCGGTGCCCATGCGGTGGCCGGACACGTTGAGCACGTCGTCCACACGCCCGGTGATCCAGTAGTAACCGTCGGCGTCACGACGCGCACCGTCACCGGTGAAGTACATGCCGCGGAAGGTCTTGAAGTAGGTGTCGACGAAACGGTCGTGGTCGCCATACAGCGTGCGCGCCTGGCCTGGCCACGAATCGAGGATCACCAGGTTGCCCTCGGCCTCGCCTTCGATGATGTTGCCCAGGTTGTCGACCAGCGCCGGCACCACACCGAAGAATGGACGTGCCGCCGAACCCGGCTTCAGGCCGTGGGCGCCCGGCAGCGGGCTCATCATGTTGCCGCCGGTCTCGGTCTGCCACCAGGTGTCGACGATCGGGCAACGGGACTTGCCGACGTTCTTGTAGTACCAGTCCCAGGCTTCCGGGTTGATCGGCTCGCCCACCGAACCCAGCAAGCGCAGGCTGCTGCCATCGGCGCCATCCACGGCGGCGGTGCCGGAGGCCATCATCGCGCGGATCGCAGTTGGCGCGGTGTAGAGGATGTTGACCTTGTGCTTGTCGACCACCTTGGCCACCCGGGTGATATCCGGATAGTTCGGCACGCCCTCGAACAGCACCGTGGTCGCGCCGTTGGCCAGCGGGCCGTAGACGATGTAGGAGTGGCCGGTGACCCAGCCGACGTCGGCGGTGCACCAGTAGACTTCACCCGGACGGTAGTCGAACACGCGCTCGTGGGTCATGGCCGCGTACAACAGGTAGCCGCCGGTGGTGTGCTGCACACCCTTGGGCTTGCCGGTGGAACCGGAGGTATAGAGGATGAACAGCGCTTCTTCGGCGCCCATCTCTTTTGGCGCGCACACGGTGCCCGCCACTTTCATCAGGTCTTCGTACCAGATGTCGCGGTGCTGGTTCCACTTGATGTCGCCACCGGTGCGCTTGCACACGATGACTTTCTGGATGCTGTGGGTTTCCGGGTTGGTCAGCGCGTCGTCGACGTTGGCCTTGAGGGAAATCTTCTTGCCAGCGCGGATGCCTTCGTCAGCGGTGATCACCACTTTCGACTTGCAGTCGATGATGCGACCGGCCAGGGCTTCCGGCGAGAAACCACCGAACACCACCGAGTGGATCGCACCGATGCGGGCACAGGCC
This DNA window, taken from Pseudomonas sp. MYb118, encodes the following:
- the acs gene encoding acetate--CoA ligase yields the protein MSAASLYPVRPEVLANTLTDEATYKAMYQQSVVNPDGFWREQAKRLDWIKPFTTVKQTSFDDHHVDIKWFADGTLNVSYNCLDRHLAERGDQVAIIWEGDDPSESRNITYRELHEQVCKLANALRGQDVHRGDVVTIYMPMIPEAVVAMLACARIGAIHSVVFGGFSPEALAGRIIDCKSKVVITADEGIRAGKKISLKANVDDALTNPETHSIQKVIVCKRTGGDIKWNQHRDIWYEDLMKVAGTVCAPKEMGAEEALFILYTSGSTGKPKGVQHTTGGYLLYAAMTHERVFDYRPGEVYWCTADVGWVTGHSYIVYGPLANGATTVLFEGVPNYPDITRVAKVVDKHKVNILYTAPTAIRAMMASGTAAVDGADGSSLRLLGSVGEPINPEAWDWYYKNVGKSRCPIVDTWWQTETGGNMMSPLPGAHGLKPGSAARPFFGVVPALVDNLGNIIEGEAEGNLVILDSWPGQARTLYGDHDRFVDTYFKTFRGMYFTGDGARRDADGYYWITGRVDDVLNVSGHRMGTAEIESAMVAHPKVAEAAVVGVPHDIKGQGIYVYVTLNGGEEPSEQLRIELKNWVRREIGPIASPDVIQWAPGLPKTRSGKIMRRILRKIATAEYDGLGDISTLADPSVVQHLIDTHKTMNVA